A genome region from Magnolia sinica isolate HGM2019 chromosome 8, MsV1, whole genome shotgun sequence includes the following:
- the LOC131254235 gene encoding uncharacterized protein LOC131254235, translated as MGLQNPPASELIVQIEWRGCRSRIHNLSKGVHRNCTSKQHIQMDGTISWNEEFDHVCKMKMMKNGSLRCWVINLEVHEFGQNLDRRASLLAKVSMDIAEYASPITTSEETIRIPINCNIRGYTDVPALTVKLKLSEHQRNQSTVHPLAQALMIPSLSCMRPQQQSNRFQNLKPEIENDDARDSKFSPNQPTSELSSEEEPEFNYGKMAAVNQLASSVTGMLEYSKPENTENLRATADQPLQQPSLVRLLSCNKGKLSFRAIHHPKGTPLINKAYGENGGDDIDRDRRRQSGTHFEITSQVQPGERFQASGFEDDNQFEVGAWEKRHVISRDGKMELVTEIFLASIDQRSEKASGGSACTVLVAIIADWLHRNPKTLPLRCQFDDLIREGSSEWRKLCANENHKEKFTDQHFDLETILEAKVRPLLVVSERSYIGFFVLDDMPKNFEFLQEAMSFDNIWDELLSSAASEEQIYIISWNDHFFVLKVESKAIYIIDTLGERLCEGCNQAYIIKFNSESVLYRLQPEPSNQKVESKENTDSSSNGARPDVDDGSFRDIVSQGKISCKEFIKGFLAALPLRELQDDIKRGLIGKAPLHQRMQIEFHHTAPFNDTS; from the exons ATGGGCTTACAGAATCCCCCAGCCAGTGAATTGATTGTACAGATAGAATGGAGAGGTTGTAGAAGCCGAATTCATAACTTATCAAAAGGAGTCCACAGGAATTGCACCTCAAAACAGCATATCCAAATGGACGGCACCATCAGCTGGAATGAGGAATTTGACCATGTCTGCaagatgaaaatgatgaagaaTGGAAGTCTCAGATGTTGGGTCATCAATCTAGAGGTTCAT GAATTTGGTCAGAATTTAGACAGAAGAGCTTCACTTCTTGCCAAAGTTTCGATGGATATTGCTGAATATGCCTCTCCCATCACAACCTCTGAGGAAACCATCAGAATCCCAATCAACTGCAACATCAGAGGTTATACTGATGTGCCAGCTTTAACA GTAAAGCTCAAGCTTTCTGAGCACCAAAGAAACCAAAGCACAGTACATCCACTGGCTCAAGCTCTAATGATACCCTCACTGTCATGCATGAGACCTCAACAACAGAGCAACAGATTCCAAAATCTAAAACCAGAAATCGAAAATGATGATGCAAGGGACAGTAAATTCTCCCCCAACCAACCCACCTCAGAGTTATCCTCTGAAGAGGAGCCTGAATTTAACTATGGGAAGATGGCTGCAGTGAATCAACTTGCCAGCTCAGTTACCGGCATGCTTGAATACAGCAAACCTGAGAACACAGAGAACCTCCGAGCCACTGCCGACCAACCCCTCCAGCAACCTTCACTTGTCAGGCTCCTTTCATGTAACAAAGGGAAGCTGAGTTTCAGAGCAATTCACCATCCGAAAGGAACACCACTGATAAACAAAGCATACGGTGAAAACGGTGGAGACGACATTGACCGTGATAGGCGCCGCCAATCAGGCACTCATTTCGAAATAACCTCACAAGTTCAGCCAGGGGAAAGGTTTCAGGCTTCAGGATTTGAAGACGACAATCAGTTTGAGGTAGGAGCTTGGGAAAAGAGACACGTGATCAGCAGAGATGGGAAAATGGAGCTAGTTACAGAGATCTTTCTAGCTTCCATCGATCAGCGTAGTGAGAAAGCTTCGGGCGGAAGTGCATGCACAGTTCTTGTCGCGATTATTGCTGACTGGCTGCATAGGAATCCAAAAACTCTTCCGCTACGATGCCAATTCGATGATCTAATCCGCGAAGGGTCTTCTGAATGGAGAAAGCTATGTGCAAATGAGAACCACAAGGAGAAATTCACAGATCAGCACTTTGACCTCGAGACCATATTAGAAGCAAAAGTACGGCCACTTTTAGTAGTCTCTGAGAGGTCCTACATAGGTTTCTTTGTACTCGATGACATGCCCAAGAATTTCGAGTTCCTGCAGGAAGCAATGTCTTTTGACAATATATGGGACGAGCTCCTTAGTTCTGCTGCTTCAGAAGAACAAATTTACATCATCAGTTGGAATGATCACTTCTTTGTCCTCAAGGTAGAAAGCAAGGCGATTTATATAATTGACACGCTTGGAGAGAGACTCTGTGAGGGATGCAATCAGGCCTACATCATTAAGTTCAACAGCGAAAGTGTACTTTATAGACTGCAGCCAGAGCCAAGCAACCAGAAAGTGGAATCAAAAGAAAATACGGATAGTAGTTCAAACGGAGCCCGACCAGATGTGGATGATGGTTCTTTCCGAGACATTGTTAGTCAAGGAAAGATTTCCTGCAAAGAATTCATTAAAGGATTTCTTGCAGCTCTTCCACTGAGAGAACTGCAAGATGACATCAAGAGGGGATTGATAGGAAAAGCCCCTCTGCATCAACGAATGCAGATTGAGTTCCACCATACAGCTCCCTTCAATGACACATCATAG